Part of the Aquimarina sp. TRL1 genome, ACTCAATGCTGCATCCCAACGGTAACCAACTCCAAAACTCAATCGCTCATACAATAAAAAACTTGCGGATAAATCTACCTGTAAAGGAGCTCCCAAGACCAATTTTGTCAGCAAAGCTGGTTTAAATTTAACATCACTACTGAGATCAAACGTATGACCTGTAATTAAATAATAATTAATACGCTCCTTAGCTACAAAGGCTGAAGAATCATTACCCCCAACCGTAGCACTCTCATCAAAATGCTCCGTCTCCAATAAGTTTGGAGCACTCAATCCTAAATAAAAACGAGGGGTATGATAATACAAACCAATCCCAACATTAGGACTAAATTTATTGTCTATATTATTTTCGAAACTCGGATCATTAACATCAAATTTGCTCAATCGCTGAAAATCTACATTCAGTAAATGACCTCCTGCTTTTAATCCAAAACTTAACTTCCCAACATCTGAAGTAGGTATTGTATATGAAAAATCAATATCAAAATAGGTCTCCTGAGTAGGACCTATCTCATCATTGACGATAGAAACTCCCAAACCTACCCGGTTACTCTCTCCTATAGGCGTATTCATCGATAAGGTCTGAGTACGGGGTGCTCCATCCAATCCTACCCATTGACTCCGGTGAAGACCACTGATGCTCATCACTCCCCGACTACCCGCATATGCAGGGTTGACACTTATCGTATTATACATGTATTGGGTATACTGAGCATCTTGCTGAGAATACCCTAACACAATATGAAGCATTAAGAAAAGAATACTTATACTATATTGAAATCTCATCTGTCTGATTTAAAATATTTTACTTGTCAAAAATATTACTTTTTTAAAAAACAACCCTCCTATCTGTTTGCTACAAAAAGGAGGGACTTACTATTAATTGTTTATGTATAAGTAACCTGTCTTACTCTTATGTTCTCCTGTAGGCAATGTATATTCGATTACATAATAATAAGTTCCAACTGGGAGGTTATCACCTTTTTGAACCGTAACTCGACCATTACTTTGACCTCGGAAAAACGCTCCATCTTTACCATAAGATTCTGCCTCATACACCTTGACCCCCCAACGATTATAAATCGTGACAGTATTGGTTATATTCTCCAAACCTCGAATCACAAAAACATCATTAATCCCATCTCCATTGGGAGAAAATCCTGTATAAACTTCTATACCATCCTCCGCTGTAGGATCTACTGAATTAGGCTGTAAATAATCTGGAATACCATTGCCATCTGAATCTACAGCATCATCTGGATTTCCATCTCCATTAGGATCTGGACGTTCATCAATGGTAGCAATACCATCTCCATCATCATCTTCATCTAAATAGTCCGGAATACCATCATTATCAGAATCATCATTCGTATAATCACCATCACCATCAATATCCTCGTACTGGTTCTCTATACCATCGCCATCACAATCTCCTGTAGGAACTCCATTTGGATCACATGCATTTAGCGGGTCACTCTCTACTAATGGAACTACTGAGGTATCCGGATCATCTTCTACTAAAACTTCTTCACCATCTGTATAACCATCTCCGTCTGTATCTGGATTTGTCGGATCTGTACCAAGATCTTCCTCTTCCTCATCTGTTAAACCATCTCCATCCTGATCAAGCATATACTCCTTCTCCGAAATTACTTCGGTAACATTTCCTGCTACATCTGTAACGGAAACACTTCCTTCTATTGTTACATCTGGATCACTTAGTAAAACCGGTCCCGGAACTTCTATAGAAAATAACCCTGAACCATCAACTGTACCCGTATAAACAAAACCGTCAATAACCAAAGTAACAATATCTCCTTCACTAAATTCTCCTGTTACAACTCCCGTAATAGCTATAACTCCTTCTGCTTCCTCCCCTGTAACAATATTATCTGTCGTAATATCATCTATCGATAATGTAGCTGTAGGCGCTACTGTATCGATGATCAGTTCCCCGGAAGTGGTATCCGTAGCCGTATTACCAGCTGTATCCATAGCTGTAGCGGTTACATCATAGGTCCCGTCAGGACTGATCTCATTGCCCGCAGGAATTGTTAAGCTCCAGGTATTGTCGCCATTGTCTACCAGGTTTCCGTCTCCTTCACTATAGGTAACTCCATCTACCGTTACTGTTAAACTATCTGAAGAATCCGCTGTACCTGTGATCACCGGAGTTGTATCATTGGTGGTCTGACTAACCACTGTTGGAACTGTAGGGGCGACTGTATCGATTGTTAATTCCCCGGAAGTGGTATCCGTAGCCGTATTACCAGCTGTATCAGTAGCTGTAGCGGTTACATCATAGGTCCCGTCAGGGCTGATCTCATTACCCGCTGGAATTGTTAAACTCCAGGTATTGTCGCCATTGTCTACCAGATTCCCGTCTCCTTCGCTATAGGTAACTCCATCTACCGTTACTGTTAAGCTGTCTGAAGAATCCGCTGTACCTGTGATCAACGGGGTTGTATCATTGGTGGTCTGACTAACCACTGTTGGAACTGTAGGCGCTACTGTATCGATTGTTAATTCTCCGGAAGTGGTATCCGTAGCCGTATTACCAGCTGTATCAGTGGCTGTAGCCGTTACATCATAGGTTCCGTCAGGACTGATCTCATTGCCCGCAGGAATCGTTAAGCTCCAGGTATTGTCGCCATTGTCTACCAGGTTCCCGTCTCCTTCGCTATAGGTAACTCCATCTACCGTTACTGTTAAACTGTCTGAAGAATCCGCTGTACCTGTGATCACCGGGGTTGTATCATTGGTGGTCTGACTAACCACTGTTGGAACTGTAGGCGCGACTGTATCGATGATCAGTTCCCCGGAAGTGGTATCCGTAGCCGTATTACCAGCTGTATCCGTGGCTGTAGCGGTTACATCATAGGTCCCGTCAGGACTGATCTCATTACCCGCAGGAATTGTTAAACTCCAGGTATTGTCGCCATTGTCTACCAGATTCCCGTCTCCTTCGCTATAGGTAACTCCATCTACCGTTACTGTTAAGCTGTCTGAAGAATCCGCTGTACCTGTGATCACCGGAGTTGTATCATTGGTGGTCTGACTAACCACTGTTGGAACTGTAGGCGCGACTGTATCGATGATCAGTTCCCCGGAAGTGGTATCCGTAGCCGTATTACCAGCTGTATCAGTGGCTGTAGCCGTTACATCATAGGTCCCGTCAGGACTGATCTCATTGCCCGCAGGAATTGTTAAGCTCCAGGTATTATCGCCATTGTCTACCAGATTCCCGTCTCCTTCGCTATAGGTAACTCCATCTACCGTTACTGTTAAACTGTCTGAAGAATCCGCTGTACCTGTGATCACCGGGGTGGTATCATTGGTGGTCTGACTAACCACTGTTGGAACTGTAGGCGCGACTGTATCAATTGTTAATTCCCCGGAAGTGGTATCCGTAGCCGTATTACCAGCTGTATCCGTGGCTGTAGCCGTTACATCATAGGTGCCGTCAGGGCTGATCTCATTACCTGCCGGAATCGTTAAACTCCAGGTATTGTCGCCATTGTCTACCAGGTTCCCATCTCCTTCGCTATAGGTAACCCCATCTACTGTTACTGTTAAACTGTCTGAAGAATCCGCTGTACCTGTGATCACCGGAGTTGTATCATTGGTGGTCTGACTAACCACTGTTGGAACTGTAGGCGCTACTGTATCAATTGTTAATTCCCCGGAAGTGGTATCCGTAGCCGTATTACCAGCTGTATCCGTGGCTGTAGCCGTTACATCATAGGTCCCGTCAGGACTGATCTCATTACCCGCAGGAATCGTTAAGCTCCAGGTATTGTCGCCATTGTCTACCAGATTCCCGTCTCCTTCGCTATAGGTAACTCCATCTACCGTTACTGTTAAGCTGTCTGAAGAATCCGCTGTACCTGTGATCAACGGGGTGGTATCATTGGTGGTCTGACTAACCACTGTTGGAACTGTAGGCGCGACTGTATCGATTGTTAATTCTCCGGAAGTGGTATCCGTAGCTGTATTACCAGCTGTATCAGTGGCTGTAGCCGTTACATCATAGCTGCCGTCAGGGCTGATCTCATTGCCTGCCGGAATTGTTAAACTCCAGGTATTGTCGCCATTGTCTACCAGGTTCCCGTCTCCTTCGCTATAAGTAACTCCATCTACCGTTACTGTTAAACTATCTGAAGAATCCGCTGTACCTGTGATCACCGGAGTGGTATCATTGGTGGTCTGACTAACCACTGTTGGAACTGTAGGCGCTACTGTATCGATTGTTAATTCTCCGGAAGTGGTATCCGTAGCTGTATTACCAGCTGTATCAGTGGCTGTAGCCGTTACATCATAGGTCCCGTCAGGACTGATCTCATTACCCGCAGGAATTGTTAAGCTCCAGGTATTGTCGCCATTGTCTACCAGGTTCCCGTCTCCTTCGCTATAGGTAACTCCATCTACCGTTACTGTTAAACTGTCTGAAGAATCCGCTGTACCTGTGATCACCGGGGTGGTATCATTGGTGGTCTGACTAACCACTGTTGGAACTGTAGGCGCGACTGTATCAATTGTTAATTCCCCGGAAGTGGTATCCGTAGCCGTATTACCAGCTGTATCAGTGGCTGTAGCGGTTACATCATAGGTCCCGTCAGGACTGATCTCATTACCCGCAGGAATTGTTAAGCTCCAGGTATTGTCGCCATTGTCTACCAGGTTTCCGTCGCCTTCGCTATAGGTAACCCCATCTACTGTTACTGTTAAACTGTCTGAAGAATCCGCTGTACCTGTGATCACCGGGGTGGTATCATTGGTGGTCTGACTAACTACTGTTGGAACTGTAGGCGCGACTGTATCGATGATCAGTTCTCCGGAAGTGGTATCCGTAGCCGTATTACCAGCTGTATCCGTGGCTGTAGCGGTTACATCATAGGTCCCGTCAGGACTGATCTCATTACCCGCAGGAATTGTTAAACTCCAGGTATTGTCGCCATTGTCTACCAGATTCCCGTCTCCTTCGCTATAGGTAACTCCATCTACCGTTACTGTTAAACTGTCTGAAGAATCCGCTGTACCTGTGATCACCGGAGTTGTATCATTGGTGGTCTGACTAACCACTGTTGGAACTGTAGGCGCGACTGTATCGATGATCAGTTCCCCGGAAGTGGTATCCGTAGCCGTATTACCAGCTGTATCGGTGGCTGTAGCGGTTACATCATAGGTCCCGTCAGGACTGATCTCATTACCCGCAGGAATTGTTAAACTCCAGGTATTGTCGCCATTGTCTACCAGGTTCCCGTCTCCTTCGCTATAGGTAACTCCATCTACCGTTACTGTTAAACTGTCTGAAGAATCCGCTGTACCTGTGATCACCGGGGTGGTATCATTGGTGGTCTGACTAACCACTGTTGGAACTGTAGGCGCTACTGTATCGATTGTTAATTCTCCGGAAGTGGTATCCGTAGCCGTATTACCAGCTGTATCAGTGGCTGTAGCGGTTACATCATAGGTGCCGTCAGGGCTGATCTCATTACCCGCAGGAATCGTTAAACTCCAGGTATTGTCGCCATTGTCTACCAGGTTCCCGTCTCCTTCGCTATAGGTAACTCCATCTACCGTTACTGTTAAGCTGTCTGAAGAATCCGCTGTACCTGTGATCACCGGGGTGGTATCATTCGTGGTCTGACTAACCACTGTTGGAACTGTAGGCGCGACTGTATCGATGATCAGTTCTCCGGAAGTGGTATCCGTAGCCGTATTACCAGCTGTATCCGTGGCTGTAGCCGTTACATCATAGGTCCCGTCAGGATTGATCTCATTGCCCGCAGGAATTGTTAAACTCCAGGTATTGTCGCCATTGTCTACCAGGTTCCCGTCTCCTTCGCTATAGGTAACTCCATCTACCGTTACTGTTAAACTGTCTGAAGAATCCGCTGTACCTGTGATCACCGGGGTGGTATCATTGGTGGTCTGACTAACCACTGTTGGAACTGTAGGCGCTACTGTATCGATTGTTAATTCTCCGGAAGTGGTATCCGTAGCCGTATTACCAGCTGTATCAGTGGCTGTAGCGGTTACATCATAGGTGCCGTCAGGGCTGATCTCATTACCCGCAGGAATCGTTAAACTCCAGGTATTGTCGCCATTGTCTACCAGGTTCCCGTCTCCTTCGCTATAGGTAACTCCATCTACCGTTACTGTTAAGCTGTCTGAAGAATCCGCTGTACCTGTGATCACCGGAGTTGTATCATTGGTGGTCTGACTAACCACTGTTGGAACTGTAGGCGCTACTGTATCAATTGTTAATTCCCCGGAAGTGGTATCCGTAGCCGTATTACCAGCTGTATCCGTGGCTGTAGCCGTTACATCATAGGTCCCGTCAGGACTGATCTCATTACCCGCAGGAATCGTTAAGCTCCAGGTATTGTCGCCATTGTCTACCAGATTCCCGTCTCCTTCGCTATAGGTAACTCCATCTACCGTTACTGTTAAGCTGTCTGAAGAATCCGCTGTACCTGTGATCAACGGGGTGGTATCATTGGTGGTCTGACTAACCACTGTTGGAACTGTAGGCGCGACTGTATCGATTGTTAATTCTCCGGAAGTGGTATCCGTAGCTGTATTACCAGCTGTATCAGTGGCTGTAGCCGTTACATCATAGCTGCCGTCAGGGCTGATCTCATTGCCTGCCGGAATTGTTAAACTCCAGGTATTGTCGCCATTGTCTACCAGGTTCCCGTCTCCTTCGCTATAAGTAACTCCATCTACCGTTACTGTTAAACTATCTGAAGAATCCGCTGTACCTGTGATCACCGGAGTGGTATCATTGGTGGTCTGACTAACCACTGTTGGAACTGTAGGCGCTACTGTATCGATTGTTAATTCTCCGGAAGTGGTATCCGTAGCTGTATTACCAGCTGTATCAGTGGCTGTAGCCGTTACATCATAGGTCCCGTCAGGACTGATCTCATTACCCGCAGGAATTGTTAAACTCCAGGTATTGTCGCCATTGTCTACCAGGTTCCCGTCTCCTTCGCTATAGGTAACTCCATCTACTGTTACTGTTAAACTGTCTGAAGAATCTGCTGTACCTGTGATCACCGGGGTTGTATCATTGGTGGTCTGACTAACCACTGTTGGAACTGTAGGCGCGACTGTATCGATGATCAGTTCTCCGGAAGTGGTATCCGTAGCCGTATTACCAGCTGTATCAGTGGCTGTAGCCGTTACATCATAGGTTCCGTCAGGGCTGATCTCATTGCCCGCAGGAATCGTTAAGCTCCAGGTATTGTCGCCATTGTCTACCAGGTTCCCGTCTCCTTCGCTATAGGTAACTCCATCTACCGTTACTGTTAAACTGTCTGAAGAATCTGCTGTACCTGTGATCACCGGAGTGGTATCATTGGTGGTCTGACTAACCACTGTTGGAACTGTAGGCGCTACTGTATCGATGATCAGTTCTCCGGAAGTGGTATCCGTAGCCGTATTACCAGCTGTATCAGTGGCTGTAGCCGTTACATCATAGCTGCCGTCAGGGCTGATCTCATTGCCCGCAGGAATCGTTAAGCTCCAGGTATTGTCGCCATTGTCTACCAGGTTCCCGTCTCCTTCGCTATAGGTAACTCCATCTACTGTTACTGTTAAACTGTCTGAAGAACCTGCTGTACCTGTGATCACCGGGGTTGTATCATTGGTGGTCTGACTAACCACTGTTGGAACTGTAGGCGCGACTGTATCGATGATCAGTTCTCCGGAAGTGGTATCCGTAGCCGTATTACCAGCTGTATCAGTGGCTGTAGCCGTTACATCATAGCTGCCGTCAGGGCTGATCTCATTGCCCGCAGGAATCGTTAAGCTCCAGGTATTGTCGCCATTGTCTACCAGATTCCCGTCTCCTTCGCTATAGGTAACTCCATCTACCGTTACTGTTAAACTGTCTGAAGAATCTGCTGTACCTGTGATCACCGGAGTGGTATCATTGGTGGTCTGACTAACCACTGTTGGAACTGTAGGCGCTACTGTATCGATTGTTAATTCTCCGGAAGTGGTATCCGTAGCCGTATTACCAGCTGTATCAGTGGCTGTAGCCGTTACATCATAGGTGCCGTCAGGGCTGATCTCATTGCCCGCAGGAATCGTTAAGCTCCAGGTATTGTCGCCATTGTCTACCAGGTTCCCGTCTCCTTCGCTATAGGTAGCTCCATCTACCGTTACTGTTAAGCTATCTGAAGAATCCGCTGTACCTGTGATCACCGGGGTGGTATCATTGGTGGTCTGACTAACCACTGTTGGAACTGTAGGCGCGACTGTATCGATGATCAGTTCTCCGGAAGTGGTATCCGTAGCCGTATTACCAGCTGTATCAGTGGCTGTAGCCGTTACATCATAGGTTCCGTCAGGGCTGATCTCATTGCCTGCCGGAATCGTTAAGCTCCAGGTATTGTCGCCATTGTCTACCAGGTTCCCGTCTCCTTCGCTATAGGTAACTCCATCTACCGTTACTGTTAAACTGTCTGAAGAATCCGCTGTACCTGTGATCACCGGGGTTGTATCATTGGTGGTCTGACTAACCACTGTTGGAACTGTAGGCGCGACTGTATCGATTGTTAATTCCCCGGAAGTGGTATCCGTAGCCGTATTACCAGCTGTATCAGTAGCTGTAGCCGTTACATCATAGGTCCCGTCAGGGCTGATCTCATTACCCGCTGGAATTGTTAAACTCCAGGTATTGTCGCCATTGTCTACCAGATTCCCGTCTCCTTCGCTATAGGTAACTCCATCTACCGTTACTGTTAAGCTGTCTGAAGAATCCGCTGTACCTGTGATCAACGGGGTTGTATCATTGGTGGTCTGACTAACCACTGTTGGAACTGTAGGCGCTACTGTATCGATTGTTAATTCTCCGGAAGTGGTATCCGTAGCCGTATTACCAGCTGTATCAGTGGCTGTAGCCGTTACATCATAGGTTCCGTCAGGACTGATCTCATTGCCCGCAGGAATCGTTAAGCTCCAGGTATTGTCGCCATTGTCTACCAGGTTCCCGTCTCCTTCGCTATAGGTAACTCCATCTACCGTTACTGTTAAACTGTCTGAAGAATCCGCTGTACCTGTGATCACCGGGGTTGTATCATTGGTGGTCTGACTAACCACTGTTGGAACTGTAGGCGCGACTGTATCGATGATCAGTTCCCCGGAAGTGGTATCCGTAGCCGTATTACCAGCTGTATCGGTGGCTGTAGCGGTTACATCATAGGTCCCGTCAGGGCTGATCTCATTACCTGCCGGAATCGTTAAACTCCAGGTATTGTCGCCATTGTCTACCAGGTTCCCGTCTCCTTCGCTATAGGTAACTCCATCTACCGTTACTGTTAAACTGTCTGAAGAATCCGCTGTACCTGTGATCACCGGAGTTGTATCATTGGTGGTCTGACTAACCACTGTTGGAACTGTAGGCGCGACTGTATCAATTGTTAATTCCCCGGAAGTGGTATCCGTAGCCGTATTACCAGCTGTATCAGTAGCTGTAGCGGTTACATCATAGGTCCCGTCAGGACTGATCTCATTGCCCGCAGGAATTGTTAAACTCCAGGTATTGTCGCCATTGTCTACCAGGTTCCCGTCTCCTTCGCTATAGGTAACCCCATCTACTGTTACTGTTAAACTATCTGAAGAATCCGCTGTACCTGTGATCACCGGGGTGGTATCATTGGTGGTCTGACTAACCACTGTTGGAACTGTAGGGGCGACTGTATCGATGATCAGTTCCCCGGAAGTGGTATCCGTAGCCGTATTACCAGCTGTATCGGTAGCTGTAGCGGTTACATCATAGCTGCCGTCAGGACTGATCTCATTACCCGCAGGAATTGTTAAACTCCAGGTATTGTCGCCATTGTCTACCAGGTTCCCGTCTCCTTCGCTATAGGTAACCCCATCTACTGTTACTGTTAAACTATCTGAAGAATCCGCTGTACCTGTGATCACCGGGGTGGTATCATTGGTGGTCTGACTAACCACTGTTGGAACTGTAGGGGCGACTGTATCGATTGTTAATTCCCCGGAAGTGGTATCCGTAGCCGTATTACCAGCTGTATCGGTGGCTGTAGCGGTTACATCATAGGTCCCGTCAGGACTGATCTCATTACCCGCAGGAATTGTTAAACTCCAGGTATTATCGCCATTGTCTACCAGGTTCCCGTCTCCTTCGCTATAGGTAACCCCATCTACTGTTACTGTTAAACTATCTGAAGAATCCGCTGTACCTGTGATCACCGGGGTGGTATCATTGGTGGTCTGACTAACCACTGTTGGAACTGTAGGGGCGACTGTATCGATTGTTAATTCCCCGGAAGTGGTATCCGTAGCCGTATTACCAGCTGTATCGGTGGCTGTAGCGGTTACATCATAGGTCCCGTCAGGACTGATCTCATTACCCGCAGGAATTGTTAAACTCCAGGTATTATCGCCATTGTCTACCAGATTCCCGTCTCCTTCGCTATAGGTAACTCCATCTACCGTTACTGTTAAACTGTCTGAAGAATCCGCTGTACCTGTGATCACCGGAGTTGTATCATTGGTGGTCTGACTAACCACTGTTGGAACTGTAGGGGCGACTGTATCGATTGTTAATTCCCCGGAAGTGGTATCCGTAGCCGTATTACCAGCTGTATCAGTAGCTGTAGCGGTTACATCATAGGTCCCGTCAGGACTGATCTCATTGCCCGCAGGAATTGTTAAACTCCAGGTATTGTCGCCATTGTCTACCAGATTCCCGTCTCCTTCGCTATAGGTAACTCCATCTACCGTTACTGTTAAGCTATCTGAAGAATCCGCTGTACCTGTGATCACCGGGGTGGTATCATTGGTGGTCTGACTAACCACTGTTGGAACTGTAGGCGCGACTGTATCGATGATCAGTTCCCCGGAAGTGGTATCCGTAGCCGTATTA contains:
- a CDS encoding type IX secretion system membrane protein PorP/SprF; this encodes MRFQYSISILFLMLHIVLGYSQQDAQYTQYMYNTISVNPAYAGSRGVMSISGLHRSQWVGLDGAPRTQTLSMNTPIGESNRVGLGVSIVNDEIGPTQETYFDIDFSYTIPTSDVGKLSFGLKAGGHLLNVDFQRLSKFDVNDPSFENNIDNKFSPNVGIGLYYHTPRFYLGLSAPNLLETEHFDESATVGGNDSSAFVAKERINYYLITGHTFDLSSDVKFKPALLTKLVLGAPLQVDLSASFLLYERLSFGVGYRWDAALSGMVGFQVSDGLMVGFAYDRETTELGKAVFNDGSYEVLLRFELFKKYNRMLTPRFF